In Desulfovibrio aminophilus, a single genomic region encodes these proteins:
- a CDS encoding protein-tyrosine phosphatase family protein, protein MRNTLHGVETLPYPRSYWVVPGKFLAGCYPGSLDPAEAELKIARLVACGISSIICLLEENEQDRSGNRFAPYTPLYLKVAREQGVAASWHRHPIHDQGVPTKKQMTAILDRIDESLGRELPVFVHCWGGKGRTGMVVGCWLARHGVAEGVDLLKSVQYLRRHDPKGYDPSPDTAEQRRFVLEWGRWE, encoded by the coding sequence ATGCGAAACACACTTCATGGGGTGGAGACTCTCCCCTATCCCCGGTCCTATTGGGTCGTCCCTGGCAAATTCCTCGCCGGCTGTTATCCAGGAAGCCTTGATCCAGCCGAGGCCGAGCTGAAGATAGCCCGGCTCGTGGCCTGCGGAATCAGCTCCATCATCTGCCTCCTGGAAGAGAATGAGCAGGATCGGAGCGGCAACCGCTTTGCCCCGTATACGCCCCTTTATCTGAAAGTCGCCCGTGAACAGGGAGTGGCTGCGTCCTGGCATCGCCATCCCATTCATGACCAAGGCGTTCCAACAAAAAAGCAGATGACGGCGATTCTTGATCGCATCGATGAGAGTCTCGGCAGAGAGCTTCCCGTTTTTGTCCACTGCTGGGGAGGCAAGGGGCGAACAGGCATGGTGGTCGGTTGCTGGCTGGCGCGCCATGGAGTTGCCGAGGGCGTCGATTTGCTCAAGAGCGTCCAGTATCTCCGGCGGCATGACCCCAAAGGATATGATCCCTCGCCGGATACCGCCGAGCAACGGCGTTTTGTCCTGGAGTGGGGACGCTGGGAATGA
- a CDS encoding ADP-ribosylglycohydrolase family protein: MSPIIAERLRGLVYGQAIGDALGVGGEFHSDYDMHRLYPEGLSEYDQIRRSSHAAVWKPGEWTDDTEQFLAILESLLDSGTADAEVDLNDMAHRLRRWLTTDGRGIGTLTFKVLTHGRFLEAPSDVARQIWEQDGRCSAPNGAVMRTAILAILPWEHDLQASARAVRAVCELTHADPRCAWSCLVTSFVAACLVRGDDDIPGACERALVCGRALMLDEAAEEETRFWIERALGGERGKGRAVKFIGRDPEQGCSLKTLYTTGRGLDSLSIGQGPGQGYTMRTMAAGLWAVWHAGGFADGLLPVINRGGDADTNGAVAGALLGARFGLGCLPRRWVSGLVNRNRLDAALRRMQPALGIER; the protein is encoded by the coding sequence GTGAGTCCGATCATCGCGGAGCGCCTGCGGGGACTGGTTTACGGCCAGGCCATAGGTGATGCCTTGGGGGTGGGTGGGGAGTTTCACTCCGATTACGACATGCACCGTCTGTATCCGGAAGGCCTCAGCGAGTATGATCAGATCCGGCGCTCGTCCCATGCCGCCGTCTGGAAACCCGGGGAATGGACCGATGATACGGAGCAGTTCCTTGCCATTCTGGAAAGCCTTCTCGATTCAGGAACTGCTGACGCTGAAGTCGACCTGAACGATATGGCGCATCGGTTGCGCCGATGGTTGACCACGGACGGCCGTGGGATCGGTACTCTGACGTTCAAGGTGCTGACTCATGGCCGGTTTCTGGAGGCCCCCTCCGATGTGGCGCGTCAGATATGGGAGCAGGACGGTCGCTGCTCCGCTCCCAACGGCGCCGTCATGCGCACTGCGATCCTGGCGATACTTCCATGGGAGCATGACCTGCAGGCCTCGGCGCGCGCCGTGCGGGCTGTTTGCGAACTGACGCACGCAGACCCCCGCTGTGCCTGGTCATGCTTGGTGACCTCCTTCGTCGCGGCCTGCCTCGTGCGCGGGGATGATGACATCCCCGGCGCCTGTGAGCGGGCCCTGGTCTGCGGCAGGGCGCTCATGCTGGATGAAGCAGCCGAGGAGGAAACCAGGTTCTGGATAGAGAGGGCGTTGGGCGGGGAGCGCGGGAAGGGGCGGGCCGTGAAATTCATCGGCCGAGACCCTGAGCAGGGATGCAGTTTGAAGACACTGTACACCACCGGGCGAGGGCTGGACTCACTATCGATCGGGCAGGGGCCTGGCCAGGGATACACCATGCGCACCATGGCCGCCGGGCTCTGGGCGGTTTGGCATGCCGGGGGATTTGCCGATGGCCTGCTGCCGGTCATCAACAGAGGCGGCGACGCCGACACCAACGGCGCGGTGGCAGGCGCCCTGCTCGGTGCGCGATTCGGATTGGGCTGCTTGCCTCGGCGTTGGGTCAGTGGGCTGGTCAACCGGAACCGGCTTGATGCCGCGTTGCGGCGCATGCAACCGGCCCTGGGGATTGAACGGTGA
- a CDS encoding gamma-glutamylcyclotransferase → MTAAPLRYFAYGSNLNAGGLLRWCRSTNRPNALPRRGTPAFLPNTAVVFPQYSIFRGGGVLGWRKRVGYALPGALFEITESGLATLDLKEGTPEVYRWKITGVLLPEGSSARAVVYNLPSTRPSVPVPPAFGYLGIVVAGLKGYGHSVIRLLAAAQGTDDAQNVPLFCSGTLMLGEALHGVMCSLGAWFLGDAEAHGLLAGLGDFPGFQPGGGQIIRGQLFEFSGPGAALYLLDRLEGFHDFGVPQSLCWRGLLCAQACGGNCMAWAYIIVQGEGPVIESGDWRNRKKSDRAGGKR, encoded by the coding sequence GTGACGGCGGCTCCCTTGCGCTATTTCGCATACGGCTCGAACCTGAACGCTGGCGGCCTGCTCCGCTGGTGCAGGTCGACGAACCGCCCAAACGCCTTGCCTCGTCGTGGGACGCCCGCATTCCTCCCGAATACTGCAGTAGTCTTTCCCCAATATTCGATATTCCGGGGCGGAGGTGTCCTCGGCTGGCGCAAGCGGGTTGGGTATGCGCTTCCGGGGGCATTATTCGAAATCACGGAATCCGGCTTGGCCACGCTCGATCTCAAGGAAGGCACCCCGGAAGTCTACAGGTGGAAGATCACCGGGGTGCTCTTGCCTGAAGGCTCTTCGGCGCGGGCTGTCGTGTACAATCTCCCGAGCACTCGACCGAGTGTCCCTGTACCGCCCGCTTTCGGCTATCTCGGGATCGTTGTCGCCGGTTTGAAGGGCTATGGTCATTCCGTGATCCGGCTCTTGGCGGCCGCGCAGGGGACCGACGATGCCCAGAATGTGCCGCTGTTCTGCTCCGGCACACTCATGCTCGGTGAGGCTTTGCATGGCGTGATGTGTTCGCTTGGCGCGTGGTTTCTTGGGGATGCCGAGGCGCATGGACTTCTTGCCGGCTTGGGCGATTTTCCAGGGTTCCAGCCAGGCGGTGGGCAGATTATCCGTGGTCAATTGTTTGAGTTTTCAGGCCCCGGCGCCGCGTTATACCTGCTGGATCGATTGGAGGGCTTTCATGACTTTGGTGTACCTCAATCGCTTTGCTGGCGAGGGCTGCTCTGCGCGCAGGCCTGCGGTGGGAACTGTATGGCCTGGGCTTACATCATCGTTCAGGGGGAAGGTCCTGTTATCGAGTCCGGCGATTGGAGAAATCGCAAGAAGAGTGATCGTGCCGGAGGTAAAAGGTGA
- a CDS encoding cyclic nucleotide-binding domain-containing protein, producing MVESDYLGEDAETLGKLSKLPIFNLLDGPRVSKVVGFCKIRRYDQGETLILEGDTDRALFILLSGSVRVLKKKKKICDLQRFGDVFGEVNLVDGHGRSATVRANSAVLCLVVDAARLETLSSDDVVFFHALMYRALAEILSRKLRETSDDVASLKANHFFC from the coding sequence ATGGTTGAGTCGGACTATTTAGGCGAAGATGCTGAAACACTGGGCAAATTGTCCAAACTGCCCATCTTCAACCTTCTGGACGGACCAAGGGTGTCCAAGGTCGTGGGCTTCTGCAAAATCCGTCGGTATGATCAAGGGGAAACCCTGATTCTGGAAGGGGACACCGACCGTGCGTTGTTCATTCTCCTTTCCGGGTCTGTCCGTGTCTTGAAGAAGAAAAAGAAGATCTGCGACCTGCAGCGGTTTGGCGATGTCTTCGGCGAGGTGAATCTGGTGGATGGGCACGGCAGGAGCGCGACTGTGCGGGCCAATAGCGCTGTGCTCTGCCTGGTTGTGGACGCCGCGCGTCTGGAAACCCTTTCCTCGGATGACGTCGTCTTTTTTCATGCCCTGATGTACCGCGCTCTCGCGGAGATATTGTCCAGGAAACTCCGAGAAACCAGCGATGACGTCGCCTCTTTGAAGGCAAACCACTTTTTTTGTTGA
- a CDS encoding ATP-binding protein: protein MRYPTSFLASFIAINASEDTLYLRKKCAEWLVRCLERQELMVSGLVDLLAWTLGRPLEDLAGSVVDWLASGAGKAFSPRKRESIQEALAEAGENPGFLNEALGSAVEMAPRSLLRVLAMHSRCILCEYIEEGRYRGGSGIERCADQLKKLLGLSEHEVELCLLLYCKETIDYCERYFEDGIGVTRPLGRDTLSQALGINVAALRRILSGKLVKLGILDTKSYFSLSSSYVAFFESGDVEELTRGLFMIQRGSALPMSSYSLDPAEVEHVYALLDSHGATPTHILLYGTPGTGKSSFVRSLAKKLKLRAYSVALPEDSDQDTRRAGIEACLNITANGTTGLVVVDEADNLLNTEMSFLRMGQSLDKGWLNELLERPGVRMVWITNSIGGIEPSVRRRFAYSVQFQTLGVKQRVRVWKNVLKKNRAYDLLDQDQIGDFAKRFNLTAGYVDLAVKKALESRGRRADPFRKSVEMALKAGLALANDGEPAAAERALDRNYSLEGISLRCDLDGLLTRLERFDRCLRDQWSPQANMNLLFYGPPGTGKTELAKYVAQRLERELVAKRTSELLGPYVGMTEQLIAEAFRSAEKEGAVLLIDEADSFIFDRGQAVRSWEVTAVNEFLTQMESFRGLLICTTNRMEQLDSASIRRFNHKIGFDYLTGDGNIVFYRRMLAPLAYGAAEKDALNPLRHCTNLTPGDFTIVRDRFSFYSKKEVKHQTLVEALLEESNIKESRNGANRIGFNRPPRK from the coding sequence GTGAGATATCCTACCTCTTTCCTCGCGTCGTTCATTGCGATCAATGCTTCCGAGGACACCCTCTATTTGCGCAAGAAGTGCGCGGAATGGTTGGTTCGGTGCCTGGAGCGCCAAGAACTGATGGTTTCTGGTCTCGTTGACCTGCTGGCTTGGACTCTGGGGCGTCCCCTGGAGGATCTCGCGGGAAGTGTGGTCGATTGGCTTGCAAGCGGTGCGGGTAAAGCCTTCAGCCCGAGGAAGCGCGAATCGATCCAAGAGGCACTGGCTGAGGCTGGTGAAAATCCAGGGTTCTTGAACGAGGCGCTGGGCAGTGCGGTGGAGATGGCGCCGCGGAGCCTGCTGCGGGTTCTCGCCATGCATTCGCGCTGCATCCTGTGCGAGTATATCGAGGAGGGCCGGTACCGGGGTGGGAGCGGCATAGAGCGCTGCGCGGACCAGCTCAAGAAGCTGCTCGGCCTGTCCGAGCATGAAGTCGAACTCTGCCTCCTGCTCTACTGCAAGGAAACCATTGACTACTGTGAGCGCTACTTCGAGGACGGCATCGGCGTAACCCGACCGCTCGGACGTGACACGCTGTCTCAGGCCCTGGGCATCAACGTGGCCGCGCTGCGCCGTATTCTGTCCGGCAAGCTGGTGAAATTGGGCATCTTGGATACCAAGAGCTACTTCAGTCTGAGTTCCAGCTATGTCGCATTTTTTGAAAGCGGCGACGTGGAGGAGCTGACCCGGGGTTTGTTCATGATCCAGAGGGGGAGCGCTCTGCCGATGTCCAGCTACTCCTTGGATCCGGCGGAGGTGGAGCACGTCTACGCCTTGCTCGACAGCCATGGGGCAACTCCCACGCACATCCTCCTCTATGGGACGCCCGGAACCGGGAAAAGCAGCTTCGTCAGATCCCTGGCCAAGAAGCTGAAGCTGCGGGCCTACAGCGTGGCTTTGCCAGAGGACAGCGACCAAGATACCCGCCGGGCCGGCATCGAGGCGTGCCTGAACATCACCGCAAACGGGACCACGGGGCTTGTCGTGGTGGACGAGGCCGATAACCTTCTCAATACCGAGATGTCCTTTCTTCGGATGGGGCAGAGCCTGGACAAAGGGTGGCTCAATGAACTCCTTGAACGGCCGGGAGTGCGCATGGTGTGGATCACCAACAGCATCGGCGGGATCGAACCGTCCGTTCGGAGACGCTTCGCCTACAGCGTTCAATTCCAGACGTTGGGCGTCAAACAGAGGGTCCGGGTCTGGAAGAACGTGCTTAAGAAAAATAGAGCTTACGATCTCCTTGATCAGGATCAAATCGGGGATTTCGCCAAGAGATTCAACCTGACCGCCGGGTATGTCGATTTGGCCGTGAAGAAGGCGCTTGAATCCAGGGGGCGGCGGGCGGACCCGTTTCGAAAGTCGGTGGAAATGGCCCTGAAGGCCGGGCTTGCGTTGGCCAATGACGGTGAACCGGCAGCCGCCGAGCGCGCTTTGGACCGCAACTATTCATTGGAAGGGATCAGCCTGCGGTGCGATCTCGACGGCCTCCTGACCAGATTGGAGCGGTTTGACCGCTGTCTGCGGGATCAATGGTCGCCGCAAGCGAACATGAACCTGCTGTTCTACGGCCCTCCTGGAACCGGAAAGACCGAATTGGCCAAGTATGTCGCACAGCGGCTAGAGCGGGAGCTGGTCGCGAAGCGCACCAGCGAACTCCTGGGGCCCTATGTCGGCATGACGGAACAACTCATCGCGGAGGCCTTCCGGTCTGCGGAGAAGGAGGGGGCCGTGCTCCTGATCGACGAAGCGGACAGCTTCATTTTCGACCGGGGGCAGGCCGTTCGTTCCTGGGAGGTGACTGCGGTCAACGAGTTCTTGACCCAAATGGAAAGTTTTCGCGGGCTTCTCATCTGCACCACCAACAGGATGGAGCAGCTTGACTCCGCTTCCATTCGACGTTTCAACCACAAGATCGGTTTCGATTACCTGACTGGTGACGGCAACATCGTTTTTTATCGACGCATGCTGGCTCCTCTTGCGTACGGCGCGGCGGAAAAGGATGCGTTGAACCCGCTTCGCCACTGCACCAACCTGACCCCAGGTGATTTCACGATTGTGCGCGATAGGTTTTCGTTTTATTCCAAAAAAGAAGTGAAGCATCAAACCCTTGTCGAGGCCTTGCTGGAGGAATCCAATATCAAGGAAAGCCGAAATGGAGCGAACCGTATCGGCTTCAACCGTCCACCGCGAAAGTGA
- a CDS encoding YafY family protein, with amino-acid sequence MPAKQDPYASPAQKAVSLYSLLLFTGKRYFLSELAAELECSKQTVLRMMEQLERGMGISLETGKEGNRRWFKVKTPRKKPQVALEPDDISKLLLCRDLVRHLLPKPILNKLDEVVAKATVLLPDMEDRSAALDCVAGIMVKGGIDYTPFEASIETLLAAISRKEVCEVRYKSFTADAAKLHYFAPMRLTAYREALYAEGWSVDPRGKPRQKHRMVLAVHRIDGVEQTRLMHDFETWSAPRYFGFPECEPYRVKVALSKSAARYVRERKWSDDQVFVENADGSAVLEFIAQSKSEVVSWVLSFGGELELVDPCGLRDEVIDECKRLVELYKI; translated from the coding sequence ATGCCTGCCAAGCAGGATCCGTATGCCAGTCCGGCGCAGAAAGCCGTCAGCCTTTACAGCTTGCTGCTTTTCACCGGCAAGCGCTACTTTTTGTCAGAGCTGGCCGCTGAATTGGAGTGCTCCAAACAGACGGTTCTCCGCATGATGGAACAGTTGGAGAGAGGCATGGGAATTTCCCTTGAGACCGGGAAAGAGGGAAACCGGCGATGGTTCAAGGTGAAGACGCCCAGAAAAAAGCCGCAAGTCGCGTTGGAACCGGATGACATCAGCAAACTTCTGCTCTGCAGGGACTTGGTCCGCCATCTGCTTCCCAAACCGATTCTTAATAAGTTGGACGAAGTCGTGGCCAAGGCCACGGTTTTGTTGCCGGACATGGAAGATCGGTCGGCAGCACTTGATTGCGTCGCCGGGATCATGGTCAAGGGAGGGATCGACTACACGCCCTTTGAGGCGAGCATTGAGACGCTTCTGGCCGCCATTTCGAGGAAGGAGGTCTGCGAGGTCCGCTATAAGAGTTTCACCGCCGATGCCGCGAAGCTTCATTATTTCGCTCCAATGCGGCTCACGGCCTATCGCGAGGCCCTTTATGCGGAGGGGTGGTCCGTTGACCCCCGCGGCAAGCCCAGGCAGAAACATCGGATGGTTCTTGCCGTGCATCGCATTGATGGCGTGGAACAGACCAGGTTGATGCATGATTTTGAGACATGGTCTGCGCCGAGATATTTTGGTTTTCCTGAATGTGAGCCATACCGGGTCAAGGTCGCCTTGTCCAAGTCCGCGGCGCGCTATGTCCGCGAAAGAAAGTGGAGTGATGACCAAGTGTTTGTTGAGAACGCGGACGGCAGCGCCGTGCTGGAGTTTATCGCGCAAAGCAAAAGCGAGGTTGTCTCGTGGGTTTTGTCATTTGGGGGAGAGTTGGAGTTGGTTGATCCTTGCGGATTGCGTGACGAAGTGATTGATGAGTGCAAACGGCTTGTGGAATTGTATAAAATATAA